In Pantoea cypripedii, the DNA window CTGATTAATGCCGGTGAAGCCCGGTCGCAGGCGATGATGGCGATCCAGCAGTCACGCAAAAAAGACTGGGATGGCGCAGAGGCGGCATTAAGGGCTTCCGACGACGCGGCGAAAGCCGCACATAAGATCCAGACTGCGTTGATTGGGGCCGATGA includes these proteins:
- a CDS encoding PTS lactose/cellobiose transporter subunit IIA; this translates as MDFEQTMMELLINAGEARSQAMMAIQQSRKKDWDGAEAALRASDDAAKAAHKIQTALIGADEGCGKVPVTLILVHAQDHLMTAMLCRDLAEELVLMRKEIHES